In Armatimonadota bacterium, the following proteins share a genomic window:
- a CDS encoding substrate-binding domain-containing protein has translation MADRRRGSVPKRSSYQDIAESLRAQIREGKVAPGHYLPTERALQESFEASRSTVRRALSALISTGYGTNVPSKGVVAMQPEAVPKTKTIALIDSTTAVLNILFARMSDALRAKGYHLVHLGSMDKTIEESLQYAVDHEFAGAFVWPYRGFPDAAQVAKLGEQIPIVALDHALRGYRSDLATFDYFDAAYRATSHLIESGRRRIGITGMMDMLDISHDRLSGYMKALFDHGLKPCVRDYVFMHTSGSEEPDTLPLRRRLSDEDRPDAFLVMQDEFCPRVIETALELGLAVPGDVALCTIGDDVGVDVDGLGLSAVALDWEGLAESAISMMLRRIRDPKRGPELFQGKHLLVVRGLCSAAANRWTRNPERYSGFTREVPYPKTKFQYRSSLLAGGPALSSSQHSHRRSM, from the coding sequence GTGGCAGACCGGCGACGAGGCTCGGTTCCCAAGCGAAGCAGCTATCAAGACATAGCCGAGTCTCTTCGCGCCCAGATTCGCGAAGGAAAGGTCGCACCAGGCCATTATCTGCCCACTGAGCGCGCACTTCAGGAGTCCTTCGAAGCCAGCCGCAGCACCGTGCGCCGTGCGCTTTCGGCGCTCATCTCGACGGGCTACGGCACAAACGTCCCCAGCAAGGGTGTTGTCGCCATGCAGCCCGAGGCTGTGCCAAAGACCAAGACGATCGCGCTCATCGACAGCACCACCGCTGTGCTGAACATCCTCTTTGCCCGGATGAGCGACGCCCTCAGGGCCAAGGGCTACCACCTCGTCCACCTCGGCTCGATGGACAAGACCATTGAGGAGAGCCTGCAGTACGCCGTCGATCACGAGTTCGCGGGGGCGTTTGTGTGGCCCTATCGCGGGTTCCCGGACGCCGCCCAGGTGGCCAAGCTCGGCGAGCAAATCCCTATCGTGGCGCTCGACCACGCGCTCCGCGGCTATCGGTCGGACCTGGCCACCTTCGACTATTTCGACGCCGCCTATCGGGCGACCTCGCACCTTATAGAGTCTGGACGCCGCCGCATCGGCATTACCGGCATGATGGACATGCTGGATATCAGCCACGACCGGCTCAGCGGCTACATGAAGGCCCTATTCGATCACGGGCTGAAGCCGTGTGTCCGCGATTACGTCTTCATGCACACCAGCGGCTCCGAGGAGCCCGACACGTTGCCGCTCAGGCGACGGCTATCGGACGAGGATCGGCCTGATGCCTTCTTGGTGATGCAGGATGAGTTCTGTCCCAGGGTCATCGAGACCGCTTTGGAACTGGGGCTCGCTGTACCCGGAGACGTCGCCCTTTGCACCATCGGCGACGACGTGGGCGTAGACGTGGACGGGCTCGGGCTCTCGGCGGTCGCGCTTGACTGGGAGGGCCTTGCCGAGAGCGCAATCTCCATGATGCTGAGACGCATCCGCGACCCCAAACGGGGGCCCGAACTCTTCCAGGGCAAACACCTGCTGGTGGTGCGGGGGCTTTGCAGCGCAGCCGCAAACCGATGGACAAGAAATCCGGAGCGATATAGCGGCTTTACCAGAGAAGTGCCGTACCCCAAGACCAAGTTTCAGTACCGTTCATCATTATTGGCCGGAGGACCGGCCCTTTCATCATCGCAACACTCTCATCGGAGGTCCATGTAG
- a CDS encoding CoA-binding protein, with translation MNVQESISCDIRLNTSLSADQRARFQNSCAIQDILRSAKTIAIVGLSTEKTKASNMVASYLQDEGYRVIPVHPKAETILGEKCYPSLRDIPFPIDVVDVFRPASEVAGIVEDAIAIGAKAVWMQLRIVDLESAERALAAGLKVVADRCIKMEHGRYSGNLHWAGMNTEIITAKRAR, from the coding sequence ATGAACGTGCAGGAATCGATCAGTTGCGATATCCGCCTCAACACCTCCCTGTCTGCAGATCAGCGCGCGCGCTTCCAGAACTCCTGCGCCATTCAGGACATCCTCAGAAGCGCCAAGACCATCGCCATCGTGGGTCTTTCCACCGAGAAGACCAAGGCCAGCAACATGGTCGCCAGCTACCTTCAGGATGAAGGCTATCGGGTCATCCCCGTACATCCCAAGGCCGAGACCATCCTCGGCGAAAAGTGTTATCCGTCGCTCCGGGATATCCCCTTCCCCATTGACGTCGTGGACGTTTTTCGCCCCGCGAGCGAGGTCGCCGGCATCGTCGAGGACGCCATCGCCATCGGCGCCAAAGCTGTGTGGATGCAGCTTCGGATCGTCGACCTAGAATCCGCCGAACGAGCGCTTGCGGCCGGGCTGAAGGTCGTGGCGGACCGCTGCATCAAGATGGAGCACGGGCGGTATTCCGGCAACCTGCATTGGGCAGGGATGAACACCGAGATCATCACGGCCAAGCGGGCACGATAA